AATGCAAGCTTGTGTGTACAGGTAATTAACTGTCGATAGCAACAGGCAACAAGGAGGCGACCAGGTAAGGCTACATTACGCCATAAATTCAACGGGAAGAAATGCTCATCAATTAGCTAGCTACATCCTACGTCATGCATGACAGTGACATACCCTTTCAAAGACGTGTAATCCATCCATCATGATTTATCACCTCAGACCAACATTTTTTTATGACCACGTCAGGTTAGTTTTCTTAGCTATAGTATACACCATACGAGGAAACTTCCTAAAAGTTGATTGATTCATGGCATACATTTAGTCCGCGTGTGCCGATTAAATAACTAATGGCCATTTCTATCTGGCCAAGCATACATATGCTTTGCGTTGACTGTTTCACAGAATCACCTTCTCTTTCTGCTGCTATAAATATATAGCCTTCCAAAAGCCAAGCCACACAACACAACGAAGCCAAAAAAGACAGTTGCTTTGAGAAACGAAAAACTCAAATGGCCTCCTCTTCCTATTTCCTTGTCATCGCCCTTCTTGCATTGGCCTCATGGCAGACCATGGCTTCTGATCCGAGCCCTCTCCAGGACTTCTGCGTCGCCGAGAACAGCTCACATGGTATGTATTTTCAACACTTGGTGAAGATCAAGAAGCTCTTAGTATTCGGGCACATGGTTCTTATGGCATAAATATTTAACTAGCATGTTTTCAGTTCCGAAGCCTTTCGAGTCAGCTGATCATGAACATATGTCCAATCTTTTGCAGTTCTAGTTAATGGATTTGTCTGTAAAGACCCAAAGGATGTGAAGGCCGAAGACTTCTTCTTGGCGGCCAAACTAGACATGCCGAGAGACACGAACACGAACAAGGTTGGGTCTAATGTCACTTTGATCAATGTAATGCGGCTTCCTGGCCTCAACACATTGGGCATCTCCCTGGCGCGCATCGACTATGCACCTCTAGGCGAGAACCCACCACACGCTCACCCACGTGCCACTGAGATCCTCACCGTTCTTGAAGGGACACTTTATGCCGGCTTTGTCACATCCAACCCGGACAACAAGTTCTTGTCAAAGGTGCTCAACAAGGGTGATGTGTTTGTATTCCCGGAAGGTCTCATCCACTTCCAATTCAACCCCAACCCCTACAAACCGGCGGTGGCAATTGCCGCACTTAGCAGCCAGAACCCTGGGGCAATCACCATTGCAAACGCTGTGTTTGGGTCTAAACCAGCAATCTCAGATGATGTTCTCGCCAAGGCCTTCCAGGTGGAGAAGAATACTGTGGACTGGCTTCAAGCTCAATTTTGGGCTGACAACCATAACTAATGATGTATTGCATCGACTACATGGAAGTGGTGTTGTATTTTTTGTAATTATTTGTTTGTTGTATTTTATTAGCATGCAAAACATTTATCATGTACGGTGGAGATGCTGGACATAATAAAACATTGGTCTCAGAACATCGTGTCTAAATGGACACATATTGTTAATTCATTCAAGTTGTGACTCATATTCCACAATAGTTCATTTAGAGCGATTAGCTAGCATGTAGGTCTTAAACGGAAAGAAATCGACGATATTACATGTCCATCTCGCTTTATATTGGTGATGAGAATGCAAAGGAACATCATATGAGAGCTAGTAGTACAATGCTACGTGCAAGGCCTGGAAGTAGTAGAAGAAGAGCTGTCCATGATCTTTTTGCGCAAGAACATGTCACCTTGGACTGGCTTCAAGCTCAGTTTTAGGCTGACGACCAAAACTAGTGATGTATTGATGATTGACAAACGTTGAAAATAGAATCGTATTGGCGCGTGGCTCGTATACAATATATTTGTTGTATTTTACTAGCTTGTAATACATTTATCCTCTACGGTTTAAATACTCGATTGAATAAAATGTTGGTCTAGTATTGCATGGCACGAATTAAATTTTCTAAGAATACTCTTAATTTATTTAAGTTATGACTTATAACCCATATTTGATCATAGCTCAGTTGCAGCAAGTAGGTAGCATGCAGGGTTTAAACAATTGACAAATCGATGATAGTACATGTCGATCTCTATTGAGATCTATCAAGTGGAGAAATTCGCATCTAAATTTAATCAATGTGGGGCATTACTTTCAAGGAATGTCCATACGAGTCAAAATGATCCTCCTTTTCTGATGGTTCTTCTACGGACTACTTGTAACACAATTATCTAAGGCATTTGCCTATGCCCCGTCGGTCAATCATTCTCTAACAGATTTTACGTGTGGGCTGCCGGAGATGTGAGGTTGCCCAAATTGGATATGAGGCTATTTATAGAGAACCAAATTGGATATGAGGTCAGTTGGAACCCTTTCAAAAGCGAATCTAGTATTTCGAGATCTCAAAAAATTATAAAAGAAATTATACATGTTCACGTAGATGTGTAGTACATGCATACG
The Aegilops tauschii subsp. strangulata cultivar AL8/78 chromosome 3, Aet v6.0, whole genome shotgun sequence genome window above contains:
- the LOC109785408 gene encoding germin-like protein 8-11, whose product is MASSSYFLVIALLALASWQTMASDPSPLQDFCVAENSSHVLVNGFVCKDPKDVKAEDFFLAAKLDMPRDTNTNKVGSNVTLINVMRLPGLNTLGISLARIDYAPLGENPPHAHPRATEILTVLEGTLYAGFVTSNPDNKFLSKVLNKGDVFVFPEGLIHFQFNPNPYKPAVAIAALSSQNPGAITIANAVFGSKPAISDDVLAKAFQVEKNTVDWLQAQFWADNHN